Below is a window of Salvelinus fontinalis isolate EN_2023a chromosome 14, ASM2944872v1, whole genome shotgun sequence DNA.
ATCTAAGGTGCCTTTCATCCATCAGCGTCTCtttcatccctccctctttccatctctgtgtgtgtgtgctcatgtgctcatgtgcttgtgtgtgttcatgtgcttGTGTCTAATCTatggtctatgtgtgtgtgtctgtgcgtatgGAGTGGTAGTGTGTAATAATCACCAGGTCTCCCCAAGGAAATCAACAGTGCTCCTCAGACTCGCAATACCCCCTCCCATGGGCGGCCCCCATGTCCTCTGAgcgcttggtgtgtgtgtggggggacacCATCTGGCCCCCGGCTGGGCTGGGTGACTACAGGGTGGGGACTGGGCACGTGGCTGGGCTGGGTGACTACAGGGTGGGGACTGGGCACGTGGCTGGGCTGGGTGACTACAGGTGGGGACTGGGCACGTGGCTGGGCTGGGTGACTACAGGTGGGGACTGGGCATGTGGCTGGGCTGGGTGACTACAGGGTGGGGACTGGGCACGTGGCTGGGCTGGGTGACTACAGGTGGGGACTGGGCACGTGGCTGGGCTGGGTGACTACAGGTGGGGACTGGGCATGTGGCTGGGCTGGGTGACTACAGGTGGGGACTGGGCACGTGGCTGGGCTGGGTGACTACAGGTGGGGACTGGGCACGTGGCTGGGCTGGGTGACTACAGGTGGGGACTGGGCACGTGGCTGGCGTACAGTAGACCACACGCCACTGGGGACCCAGGCAGGGACAGGAGGATGGGGCTGAAAAAATGACTAATAAACATAAGCGATGAACTCTTGGAGACAAATAGCAGAGAATGAAAATTCATTTCCACCTCTCTTTGCACAGGGCCACAGTGGCTGGCAAATGATTAATGAAGGGTTTACTGCACACTATAAATTCTTCTCCTTCTCAACGACTCCCGGGGGGAAGAGGGTTTTTACAGGCCAAGGTCCCACACGGCGCACGcagcccccccaaaaatatatacaatatagaaGAATAAAAAATGATTGAACCTGACATAACCAAGGCTGGGTTTTTTTTCTCCCTGCTGAGAACGGGTGACACTTTAGCCACCTCTGGGCTGGAGGATAAAAGGGCCTGCTGTCAATCAGCTGTTCCTGCTGACATCAGCCCATCACACAAGAGCAGGAGGGCTCTCTTTTTAAGAGGAGAGAGCGATTGACACTGGCAGAGAAAAGCACTCTGAGCACAGAGGAATCTAGGTGCATCAGCGCTGTGACTCGCTAACTGAGTTAAGAAAATGCAAGCCCTATCCTCATATCGTAGCCTAGCCTGTGAGTCCTTTTAGTGGGACACAAATTGCCAATCGGGCACAAATTGAGTGTTTCAGCCAACCACAGGTTCAGGGAAATGTCAATGGGCCTCCATATGAGCTTTTCATTGACTCCTGCACTCAGGTTAAAAAAGGAATATAAACACCAATGCTTAGAGGCTGTGTTTAGCCATACTTGTGTGCATCATGTCTCCTCAGGTGACCTTGGAGATATTTAAAGGTGATCCTATCCTTTTCTATTAGTAATTTGGGTACTGTAAGATATACAGACAAGTGTGTATTAAAGTTGCTGTCAGAACAATGAGATTTACTATGTCCTGTCTTGTCATACCACCCAGAATGATATATGGAAATGGCTGCTTTTCATGGCATGTTACCTGTGTAGTCAATCCTGGATCCTTTTACCTCTGAAGTGCATCACAATGATAtcgcgttcctctctctccaccctctctctctctctcgttctctctcaccctgctgtgccccccccccccttcccccccacactctctccttctgttctcgCTCCCTGATCTGttattctgccccccccccccccccgtctcccgCTCTGTCCTGCATCGTCTGCGTGTGAGTTTGCTGACATAGTGGAACTGCTTCTACAGGCTGGGGCAGACCCTTCCATGAAAGACCAGGAGGGCTCTCTGCCTGAGGAGGTCACTGAATCCAGCACCATCTCCTCACTGCTGCGCCAGTACACCGCCCCCAAGGGCTAGGCCCAGCTTCGCCATCCCCTCCCCTCCAGCCTGTGCCCACCCCACCCTAGACGTAGCATCCAGCTCTCTCAATAATGGTCATCCCACTCTGAAAGTGCAACCCACCACTTCATCATCTCTCATGTCCCATTCCAAGGAATGCATCCATCATCATCGAGTTTCTCTCTGACTTTTTCAGACCACCTCCTTTGATGACACGACAGTCATGTTTGCACGTCGGATTTTGTGTTACCTTCACTTGTCTTGTGTTTCctgattattgttattatttcttTAAGACATTTGGAGAGCTTATGTATattggtaaaaaataaaaaatataacttCTAAAGAAGTTTACCTATTATTACCTATCTAGTCTGACTGCTTATTTAGCATTTTTAGTTGGTATCATCCTTGCATATATAGAActggacaagaaaaatacaaatttAACCTATATTTGTCCAAAAATTAACTTAGAATATGCAATTTTATATTCAGATGGAGCATGGAGAAATCTAGGTAGAAGTTTTTCCATGATAACTAACGTAACCATAGCAGCACACAGATCAAATTGCCTGGCCAGGCCTCTTCATTTGAGTGAACCCTTTGTCCACTGAGCACATTCTGTCTCCCTTGGCCCACCCCACATACCCACACCCTCTATTATGTCACTTAAGATATATTTGGATGTTCTCCAAATAGCCAACACATGGGCTGCCTCCAAATCTGCTTTAGTTTTTCGTAAGCTCTTCTGATCAGAGCAGTCTCTTTGgcaccccctccctcccacctgaTGAGAATACTAAATCTGGAATCTCAGCTCTTAACCACAGCTTGATAAAGAAGCTAATGCACATTTGAACAAACAATGGGGACATGCTGTAATCCCTCTCTCTGAACGCGAGGCATTAAATAAGTCACCAAAAAGAGTCCTGCTGCGGCTGACTGCTGTCTATCACCATGGCCCCAGCATACAGAACAGAGATGATCCAGCCCAGACAGTCTGCTCTGTTGCggtatcacagagagagagagagagagagagagacagagacagagagagagagagagagagagagagagagcattgttATGCATTCCCTACACAACCAGGAATTATGCTGTCGGTATATTCCAAAAGGATGTTTCGCCCATCTTCCAGTAATTTCCTAAATCCTGATCGGGTTGGAGTAGTAGTCGGTGACGGCATGCTCCCCGGGTATGTCTGCACAACTGTGGCACTAAGCCCATTATGTTTCCATTATGGGCCTCCATTTTCTCTGAGCTTTTCACTTTTGACTCTGCCTCCTCTCAAATCGCAGCCCATATTGCTCAACCTTCTTTACTTAACGTTTATGCATTTTTACAAGTCGCCTCTCTATGGTTCTCTAACACCATTAGTGACAGATGGCCAAGGTTTGTTACAGAGATGAACTGGAgcactttcctctccctctcttactctcccCAGTCTGGGGGTTAAAAGCAGTGGCATGTCATTGTACTGGCCAATTCTTAATGCAATCCGCTCGCTAGTCCCCAGAACAGTATTGCTTGAAATTCAACAGTAAGCAAAATCTCAGCTCTGCTGTTGAAATGCATCCCTCTAATATCTTCAAGAGGACTCGATAAGTCTCTTGTTGCAAGCCGTGTGTTTAGTGCATGATTAACAAGCATTGCCGTCTGCTGCTACTCGAGGCGATAGTGATCAAAGCTGCTCCACAGACACTCAAGTGTCTCTATGGTTCTTCTCCTCAGGATGTTCTTATGCAACACCTCAGCAGGCACTGAAGGCAACATCCTGTTAACGACCCTCCCTCTGTCTAATTATATATGCACTATCTCATTTCTGCTATAATGACCCAGTGAAACTAACCTAATTTCACTTCAAACAGAAGAACAACCTTGAAGTTGTCATTGAAAGGCCTCTCTGTGACTCAAAACCCTTTAAAGCTACAGTCTGTCATGGCAGCCATTGCTCAACATTAAAATAAACCATAATTTTAGGAGAAAAATATCCTGTCTTGATGTCCAAGATTAAGTTTAGTCTGAACCAAATATCTATTTACATGTTAATGTATTTCTTTCCATCAGAAGGAACATAGAATTGTTACCTTCAGGAAGTTTGTAATAAAAGCCTCAGATCGATGATAATGGCATTTGTGCTTGTGTTTGTCATCTTTGCAATAGCAACAGTGCAGGAATTTCCCAGATTTATTTGTATACTAGTGCTGTAAGTGCCGTGTAAATTATCCTAACTGTCTTTGTCGCTGTTTATCTTTGTAAGGCAGCACTATTAAAGGCTATCCATTAATGCCCATGGCTTGTCTAATCAATGGCTGAATAAAACCAGCTTGTTTTGTGGCGTTTTATGCAGACGTGCTTGTTCTGCAACAGGAATAGCTAAGACGCAACCAAATTGATGATACTTAAGTATAGGACACACATGCTGTGACTGACAAGGCTGGATAACGGATAAATTATTAAGGAGTTATATTTACATTCTATTTGTTTCCATTTAACTATGAATTTATAGCCAGTATATTGCAGATAACTAGCCAACAAGACTGCTTTAGCTCATGGGTTTCAGTAATGCGGAATTGTAAGGAACTTAAAATTGAGACTTGTCGTATTCAGTTAATTTACTATGATATGTAATATACACTCCTGTATTTATGCCGTACTTAATAAtgcttctctctatctctacactacaAAGGGTTctgtggctgtccccatagaataaccctttgtggttccatatagaacccacTGTGGATAGGGTTCTACATTTAACACAAAAGGGTTTGACcttgaaccaaaagggttctcctaaggGGAAAGCCGAAGAGTCCTTTTTGCTTTTTTTTAGGAGTGTATCTTGCCTGACCACAAAGCATATTTATCCGTATTTCACAAACCATATTTATCCGTATTTCACAAAGCAGTTTACAATTAGTTAACAGTGCAGGGATTAAGGAAAAATTTGACTGTGCAAAACTGCAATCTGGTGCGGTCTTTAGTAGCAGAGGGATCAGTGTTTGCAGCAGCTAAGCAGATGTGCTGCTTGTGCCCCCGTTTTGTCTCTTCTATGGGTGGGAGTGGTGTATATGGGCTTGCAAACGAACACTACCGGCCAAGGACTAGCAGACACCGAAAACCAACACCCACCATTGGTTACTAACTGGATCTCCATCTTTGAATGTGATATTTATTATCAGTTCatccttaaagggatagtttacccAACGTAGTAAGAATATTTTGTTTAAACGTGTTTTAAGTTAGaataggcattggtctgaagctgAAAAAGAGAGTAAATTAACttgagcaccacaatgcctatccCACCCATGCTCTACTAAGATTAtacagcacacagctttgacctactacaatAGCTATGTTGGTATTGTACTAAACACTATATGTGtaggcaggttgcttaggattcaaaccttctcaaacagcctagTTCATACTCTTAGAGGAGGTGCTTCCACAATGTGATTTGTACCACATACAAGTTCATGTATTGGATTCTTCACACACAGCAGTAAGACATTATCCCACTACGCTACCTTTTCATGCTCTTTTTATTAAATGAATGCAAGCTTTACTTTAATACTTACAAGACCATCTGACTTGATTGAGCTGTTTTGTTCTGTAATAATGTGGTGCATGCCTGTATTTCCTTAAACCTTTTTTTGTTGTAAAATATGCCATTGAAAAAAAAtcctaacaccttttttggttAGTTGGTGCCCAACATAAcaggtggtggtgtgttggacaCAGTAGCACAGATATATAGAGCCTGTCTGCAttcctcccgagtggtgcagtggtctaagacactgcatctcagtgctagaggcgtcactacagaccctggttcgatcctgggctgtatcaccggccatgattgggagtcccatagggcggtgcacaattggtccagcgtcgtctgggttaggttttggctggggtaggccgtcattgtaaataagaatttgttcttaactgacttgcctagttaaataaaaaatcctgATTTCTGTCATTTAGCTTATGTTTGTACTTATTTATCTTCGCAATGAAGATGGTGACGCAACAATAATACACATTTACAATAGGCCTGTATCTAAAAATACATACAGCTaaattatacagtgcattcgggaaagtattcagaccgcttgactttttccacaatttgttactttaaggccttattctgaaatggattaaattgttttttcttccctcatcaatctatacacaataccctataatgacaaagaacaaaatgctacaagcttggtaatcctgtatttggggagtttctcccattcttctttgcagatactctcaagctctgtcaggttggatggggagggtcgctgcacagctattttcaggtctctagagatgttcgattgggttcaagtctgggctctggctgagacactcaaggacatttggagacttgtcccgaagcaactcctgcgttgtcttggctgtgtgcttagggtcgttttcctgttggaaggtgaaccttcaccgcagtctgaagtcctgagcactctggagcaggttttcatcaaggacctctgtaTTTTGCTacattcatctttccttcgatcctgatcAGTCTcgcagtccctaccgctgaaaagcatccccacagcatgatgctgccaccaccatgctttaccgtagggagagttcaatcttggtttcatcagtcctttaggtgccttttagcaaactccaagcgggctgttatgtgccttttactgaggagtggcttccgtctggccaccctaccataaaggcctgcttggtggagtactgcagagatgtgtgtccttctgaaaggttctcccatctccaaagaggaactctggagctctgtcagagggaccattgggttattggtcacctccctgaccaaggtccttctcccccggttgctcagtttagctgggcggccagctctaggaagagtcttggtggttccaaacttcttccatttttaacaatgatggaggagactgtgttcttgggtaccttcaatgctgcagaaatgtttttttttcccttccccagatctgtgtctcaacacaatcctgtctcggacctctacggacaattccttcgacctcttggcttggtttttgctctgacatgcactgtcaactgtgggaccttatatagacaggtgtgtgcctttccaaataatgtccaataaattaaatttaccacaggtggactccaatcaagttgaagaaacatctcaaggatgatcaatggaaacaggatgcctctgagctgaatttcgagtgtcgtagcaaagggtctgaatacttatgtaaataaggtatttctgttttagtttttttatacatttgcacaaatAAATAAcacctgttttccctttgtcattatggggtattgtgtgtagattgatgaggatttttacaaaatgtggaaaaagtcaaggagtctgaatactttctgaatgccctgTACATGGACGTGTATAATAGTGAAAATAATGTTCTCTACATTTTCAATTAACACATAGCTACAATCCTATGGGATTACTCTTCTGAAGTGAGTGATGTTAAACACCACTGTTTGAGATAATTGATGCTATTCTTACCTTCTGGTGCATGGTCATAGCTAAGTCATAAAATATGAATCATAGGTTGCAGTCACTCCTGGCCCATATGCTTCTTACAAGGTAAGAACAAGATTGACAAATTATAGAAATTGAGTGAACAATCCCTAGGCCCTTGCTTTGCTTGTCTGTCACACCTTTCCCTATGAGAAGGAAACACTAACTATGGTCCCTCCTCTTTTCTTCTGGTTCTTTAGTGGTGGGCCGGCCATAGCTAGGTCCTTCCCACTGCTGAGTTGTTGctcatcctcttcctctgcaGTCTGAAGACTAATCTCTTCTAACTGCATCTGCTATCTGCTTTATgatagaatatacatgtaaatatTAAAGAGAAATACACCCACTTTAATCCAAAGACATTTTAGCTTTATTTCCTCATATAGATATTTCTGTACACAGTTCCTATCAATGCACAGAAGGCATATATGAATAGTTTCAGTGCTATCTGTTTAATCTTTTTTAAAGACACATGGCAATAAATAGCGCTCATGAAACAAGACTCTCAACACCTTTTGAAACTGTACAAAATTTACAACAATTAAGACGCAAAGTTCTGAGGCAACAGATTGAATAAAAAGTAtattggtgtgtgtatatatttgcatgtttttttttgtttgcttTCTGGTTGGCATAATGTATGCTATTTTCAGCTGGTTCAACATTTGGCAATTGACACGGAAAGAAATATAAATTAGCAGACATTGAGATTTTAAGAGATTTTTTTACAGGAATTGTTCTGTCCCCTTGTACACTTATTCTCGTCGTAAATCTTTAGAAACAACATGGAAGTCTTGAAACCAACACCATCACACAAGACTGAGATTTTGTAAAACCTCTCTCATCTCACCCAGTGCGGGTCCTAAGATACAGCCTGTAACGCATGACACAACAGCATATTCATGATGCCATGACAATCAGGCCATCAGCTGTTTTCCACTGTCTCTAAGTATTACGTTTGATAATCCCTTTTGCatgtatttatactgaacaaaaaatataaatgtaacatgcaacaatttcgaagattttactgagttacagttcatagaaggatatcagtcaatttaaataaattcattatgccctaatctatggatttaacatgactaggcaggggcgcagccatgggtgggcctgggagggcatagacccacccacttgggagccaaacAATCCTGATGGTAAAGAAGACGGAtgttgaggtcctgggctggcgtggttacacgtggtctgcggtgggacgtactgccaaattttctaaaatgacaatggaggtggcttatggtagagaaattaacattcaattatctggcatcagctctgttggacattcttgcagtcagaatgccaattgcacactccctaaaAACTTCaggaattgtgttgtgtgacaaaactgcacattttagagtggctttttattgtccccagcacaaggtgcacctgtgtaatgatcgtgctgtttaatcagcttcttgatatttcAGGTGGAtcaattatcttggcaaaggaaatatgctcactaacagggatataaacaaatgtgtgcacaaaatttgagagaaataaggtttttgcgcatatggaacatttatggGATTTTTaaattcagctcatgaaacatgggaccaacacgttgcatttatttttttgttcagtatacattgatGGGTGATATTACATCTGTTGACAGAGAAGAGTAGCTTCTAAGCAGCCAAAGATACTGGAGCCAGGATGGCTGTTTATGACTTTTCAGCATTAATAGTGAATGTTCCTCAGTCAAGATTAGgttggtgtgtgttttctcatATAAATAAATATACTGCATTAATGAAACATTTAGTCAAATGATTGTTCTGTTCCTGTATCTGTCATAATGAGTTAAGATTCCCCATGTTGTCAGCTGCACCAATAAAAGAGGATATCAAATGTGAATTTCCACATTGTTGTTGGGTTGCCTTTGCACTTCTTTCTATCCTACAGTCATTGGGTCATGACGACTTCTAGCAGAGAGCATATTCTTGGAGTAAGAACAACAGATAAATAAATACTGACAAAAGTGTACCCCCAGGACTACAGATAATTCACAGAGAAGAACAAGAGCACCTACATTACAGAAGAGAATGGGTTTGAAGAAAGCGACTTCCCCCTCACATATACAGAATACTCTATGGCTCCCACACTGTATAGACCAACATCTAGTAATTCCTAAAAACCCAGTGCTGCTAGTTTCAGCATTACATTAAAAAAAACCTTTGCATTGTAAAATTAGACTTGTGTCGCTGTTTGAAACTAGTTCTCAAATGAAACACTGCTGGGTTGCATTGTGCATTCATCTCTCTTCTGTTTGTTGCTGTCCATGTACAAAAGAGGAGAAGTGTAAAGTGCATTGCCAATGTAAAAGGCTTTTATATGAACATCGATCCTCCTCATTCAGAAGCATGCAGGAAGCTTCTTTTTTTAGGGATTCCATTTAGATTGTGGCCCTAACATTGCTGATGCCTGTTTGGCCTTGCCTCAGGGTTTAATGACAAACATCATCCCAATGCAGAAACTCATGCTGGAAATGTCAAATCCAGTTTTTTTAGAGAATGGAATAAAATCTATCCATAAAAAAAGATAATACAGTGTAAGTTCAACATTCATTAGTGTTTTGTCCTGCCATTCTGTTCTGTGTGGCGCCTCTGATCAGGTCAGTGGTGGGTCTCCACACATCCTTTACTCTAATGTGGTGGGAGGGTAGCTGAAGTGTAGCCTGTCCGGCATACCTACTACTTCCACAACCATTATTGGACAACAAGCAATATCAGTTTCAGGGAAATAGAAATGTAAAAAGCCTGCTTCGTCTGTCTCTGTTCCCCAGTCAGTCTGCTATGTTCATGCTGGAGCTCAGAACTGGGAGTGGTCCATCTCGTCCAGCCATGATGCAGGGCTGGTGGGGAAGTCTGGGTAGCCCGTGCTGCTTCCCGTGGAGAGGTCAGAGGTGGGGCCTCCTGCCATGGACCTGAGAGCCTGCCCCATGCCTCCCTGCCCCCCCTGGGCCATGATGCTGTCCATGGTGAAGCCCAGGTTGTTGAGCAGCGGGGTGTGGCCGGGCAGTGAGGCAATGGACGAGGGTGACTGGGGGAGGCCGTATGGACTGCCAGTCCGAATGTCATGATAAGGCTGTCCAGCAGCGTCCAGAGAGAAGCCTCCGTTCAACACTCCCCCGTCGCCCACACTCCCATACAGGCCGTTGGTgtggcccaggtctgacaggatCTGGTCATctacagagagaagggagggacggTTTTAACACTTCTATGGTGCTGTCATCAACTATATCAACATTCTCCAGCTTTTATCTTTAAATAGAATTAAGTGCCATTATGAAATCTTTTTATTGAGGCAACATAATCTGGATTTCATCTAGGTAAATGGCATGGGTGTGTAGTGTTCCCCCAGAGCTTAGTAAGAGGTTGAAAGACTTGTGATTTACCTTAAGCTCAAACAAAGGGGGTCTGTGCGTGCAATACAAAATATTTGTCTCCGGCAGTCCCTCCAGTGCTCTTTCAATAACAACAATGCCCCAGAGCACTTTCCCTCTAATTGACTAAAAGCTTCACCTACTTTATAGAGTTTTTTCTATGGGGTTTTCATTTCTCGTAAAAATGGCCTCCTTTTAAAAATTGCTTGAGACTTTTATGAGTCCCCAAAACGGGCTCACAAACATCAAACAACCATAAAATCATGAGGATGTCTAAAATGTAATTTGCACAGTAGAAGCTTCTCTTTTCGTGTAGTCTCCATATTGGAGAAGTgtgaaaagaaagagaggaagaggaggaggagttgaAGAAGCGAGAGAAAGATGCGAAGAGAAGGAGGTTTGGGGTTGGGTTAGCCATACTGACCTCTGAAGCTGAGCTCACTGTCACTGAGTCCCGCATCGTCTGTTGAACTCTCCTTCTCTGCTTTGTTGCCCCCTCGGTTACGTTTGACGCTTTTGTAAAACTGACCCCAGCGGTGCCGCCCTGCGTCCTTCTTCAGACGCTTCTCTTTCGCACGACGATTCTGGAACCACACCTGCCATTGTGGGAGTAGAGACGTTTGACATCTAATTCATGTATATATCTGCATATTATCACTGGGATGTTATCTTAAGCTAGTCCAAACTAGACAACTGCTCAGCTTGGAATTAAAGATCCTGTTGAGTCACACACCTGCACTACTCTCATGTCCAGTCCCGTCTCTGAGGAGAGCTGCTCGCGGACGTGTCGCGCTGGCTTGGGAGAGTTCTTGTAGGCAATTTTAAGGGTCTCCAACTGTTTGGCTGTGATGGTGGTCCGTGGTCGCTTTGCCCCTGCCTCTGAATCATCTGAGAAAGATTTGCAAGAATTAAAGAATATCTTCTGGAAGAATATTGTTTGCAATATttgcattttttttacattgaaatCAACTTGTGGCTTTTTCGCTTTTGAAAACATCATATAGGTTTGGATGGACTGAGTGGTCATGTATGGCAAGTCAATACCCTTCTGAAACTGTCCCACTCTATCTATAGGGGATATAAATCTCCCTGGGGAATGCCAGAAGAAGGGAGTTATTGGGGACCCACCGTAAAAGTGCATTGCATCACTTAACATAATCAATCAGTGGGCCATGGAAATTTCCATAAATACATAGGCAGAGCTTTCAGTATCAGATCCATAAAAGGTCACAGCAACTGGAGATTTAATGCCCAAGCAGGACACTGAGAGACACTGAGAGACACTGGGACCCCATCCGGCTGGGTTTATGATGATTCTGTCGCTTCACTATCCCACTGTCTCTTGTGATTCCTCAATGCTTCAGTATTATTGTACATAAAGGAGTTAATTGCACCTTGCTGTCTGCTGAACTCCCTGTCTGAATGCTTTTGAATGGGCTGCTAACTCCTGCACCACTCTCCACAGCTCCCCTGCTGGACCCTGCTGGA
It encodes the following:
- the LOC129810557 gene encoding LIM/homeobox protein Lhx4-like produces the protein MMQSAAVLPTESPVKGVPEILGVPMQQILQCAGCSQHILDKFILKVLDRHWHSKCLKCADCQALLADKCFSRAGNVYCKEDFFKRFGTKCASCQQGIPPTQVVRKAQDFVYHLHCFACVMCSRQLATGDEFYLMEDGRLVCKEDYETAKQNDDSEAGAKRPRTTITAKQLETLKIAYKNSPKPARHVREQLSSETGLDMRVVQVWFQNRRAKEKRLKKDAGRHRWGQFYKSVKRNRGGNKAEKESSTDDAGLSDSELSFRDDQILSDLGHTNGLYGSVGDGGVLNGGFSLDAAGQPYHDIRTGSPYGLPQSPSSIASLPGHTPLLNNLGFTMDSIMAQGGQGGMGQALRSMAGGPTSDLSTGSSTGYPDFPTSPASWLDEMDHSQF